The nucleotide window gcgcccccgccccgcccccggccccagcCCGGCAGGCGGGTCTCCAGGGCGGAGAGCACTCCCGGGTAAGCCTCTAGCAGACTGGACTTCGTACCCCGGGGCCCCGGTCCCTATCCCGGGGCACACCTACGCGGAGCGGCTGCGACTCAGAGGCCCTCactggggggctgggggcggcGTGCTCCCCGCCACCTTCTGCGCCgcctccttctctccctgcagCGAGGCGTCCCCGGGGGGCTTCCCGGAGGGCTCGGTGaccgccgccgcggccgccgcgcGGGCTTGCGCCCTGGACGACTTCCTGGGCCCCTCCTTGAAGGCGTGGTAGCTCGCGGACAGCCAGGGGGTCTCCGTGCCGTGCTTGCGGCCCACCGGGTAGGCGCCGATGGCCGCCAGGAGGCTGCGGTGGTGCTCGGGGTCCAGCTCGGTGTAGTACATCTCCAGGGTCAGCGGGGTGCAGATCTTGTGCTGCGGGAAGGACGCGTCAGGGGCGCGAGCGGGGCGCCGTGGCGGGCGGGGCCGGTGGGAAGCGCCGCGCCCCTCGGCTCGGGAGGCCAGGTCGGCCGGGGTGCGGGCAGCATGTTCCAGGGCCACCCGCGGTTGGGCGGTCACCTTCTGCTTTTAAGCAGTTCGATAATACTGGAGGCAGGGCCCctaaatgcatttatttctgccctgactTCAAGTCACCAAGGGGCGGCGTCCGATTCAGAACTGAAGGCGCCACCAAGAGCCAGCCCCACACAGAAGGCGGGTGGCTGACCGGCCCGCATCCCGCGGGTCCCCAGGGTGTCCCAGCGACTGCGGGGCGTTCGCAGCCTGGTGAACCCCTGGGCGTATAGTGAGGACTGGTGGCCACTGTGGGGTGCGTTTTCATCGTGGAAACCACGGGGAAAGGAGAAGGATTTAATTACTGAAAACTTCAGAGTCTCagaaaaaatacactgaaaaaaatcatttgcttatgaggaaagctgagagaggaggaggaggaaggggagcccCTTGCCAAGCGCAGGGAAACTCACCACCGCCACCTCCTTCCTTAGGCTTCACTGTTTAGACTACAGGGCGAGAAAACTTCTTGCTAAAACaccttttctttgaatttttctaaAGGTAAAACTTGACTGTTCCTGGGAGGTGATGTTCCCACAGAGCTAGGAACACCCACTGCCCTCTTGTTGGCAGTGGTGGGGAGGCCAGTCCTTCCCCTGGACTCCCCACGGAACCCTCCCTGGCACGGGGCTCCACGGCCCTTCCCAGGCCCAGTGCCCAGCATGCCGGACTTACCCGAAGCAGGAAGCCATCCGGGCAGCTGAACTGGTCGTACCAGATGGCCTTGTACATGATCAGGAGGCAGCCCATGAGCGCCATGGTGAAGGCGATCATCCGGCCCGTGGGCATCTGGGGTGGACAGGttggaggcagaggggagggtgaggctgggctgggggcgggggggcgggcagTGGCCTCTCAGAGAGGAGGCCGAGGAGGGGCAGACCTGTCACTGCAACATGAGAGGCTCCAGAGATCACTCATCAggctgagcgaactccaggagagggcggaggacagaggagccaggcgggctccAGTCCTCGggggcgcagagtcagacacaactcggTGACCGAACAACAGATTATAAAAGCTGTCAGTAATAAAGAGCTAGAAACGGAAGGGGAAACACATTTGCCAGATACACAGCAGGAAAAGTGACTCTGCATCATATGCGGGAACCCGGGAGTCACGGAGGAAGAGACACAGGTGACCCAGGAGGGAGGGTCCGGGGCGGGAGCAGGTGGCACGTCTCAGGGCAGGAGCTCCGCTGACGGCGGTGGCTCCCCCCGGCTTTACGGCAGCGGCCTCCCAGGCAGGAACCTGGTGCTGCCCAGAACTGACCGCACCTCTGATGGGGTGGCTCGCCGTCCAGCTCCTGAGAGCAGGACGCTAACCAAGGAGCCCCGCCCACCCACCCAGCCCCGAGTCTGGGTGCCCACAGCTGGCAGTGCCtgtccttccccccccccccagccctgaCCCCCAGGGACAGGCCGGGCGCTTACCCTGCTGCGCATGTCCTCCGGGCCCCCGCTCAGCTTCTGGCCCTCCAGGTCAGAGAACTTTGTCGACAGGTCCCCAGAGGACAGCTGGTACTCCGTCTGCGTCTTGATGACCACCTGTGGGAAGGGATGATGCAGGGGGCCCTGAACTAGGGGGGCTGAGAGGGAGGGGCCAGAGGTCAGCGGCCTGCAGTGTGGGTGCCAGTGGCGGGGCTCTGGTGGCTACCAGCTGAGGCCAAAGAGATGCTGGAAGTCTGCTGGGGCTGAGGCAGGCCAGGACCTGGCCAGACCATGGAAAGAGGCCCTCCGAGGAAAGGGTGGTTCTGGGTGCTGGGGGAGCTGACCGGGTCACATGGCGGGCTCAGCCTGGCCCTTCCTCTTCTGGGTGCACTGTCTTGGAGGAGGCCATACCTAAAGCTGCCTGGCCCACCGTCCTCTGTTTCAAGGGCAGGCTGGGAAGGACCCCTCACCTGGTCAGCGAACGAGGGCTGGAGCTGGCTGACGTCCAGGGGGCTGATCAGAGGGACGCTGTCCATGGTACCCCCGTCCCCAGAGCCTGTCTTCCCAGAGAAGCTGCAGTTCAGCTTCACCATGGTGGACGGCACTCCTCGTCCTGTCCAGAGGCAGACACAGAGTCACTGGCCACCCAACAGAGGCCCAGATCACCTGGACATTGAGCGGGACCAGGTTAGCCCTGAGGCTCCTCACACCAGAGCTGGGACAGGTCATGGGCGACCAGGCCAACCTCCTCAGGACGAACCGGGTGAGTCCAGCCACAAGATCGTAGTCCCTTCCTGCCCGCCCGACTCCTCTGAGCCCCACAGCCATGCAGGTGATAACGCCGCTGACTGGTGACTGCCCAGACACGCACACCACAGTCTTCCACTGGCCCACGGCTCCAGGAACATTCTAAGAGTGGCAAGCAACAGAAAGCAATCCCAGACAGAAGCCCGGTGAGTCGGGTGGCCAGACGTAGCAAATAGAAGTACAGGACACCAGGTCAGATCCGAATTTCAGAGGAGCAGCGGATGCTTTTGCCTTTCGTAACATATCCATGTAATATGTAATACAGGACACACTTATACTAAAAAGTTATTCATAGTCTATCTGAAATTCAGATGTAACGGGGCGTCCTATATTTTATCTGGCGACCCTGCTGGAGATGGGAAGTAGCGAAGAGCTCCAGAAAGAGGCTGCTGGTGAATAAACCCAAGCTCTGGCCACATGGAGCGTGGGAGTCACAGGGCACATGGGGGTGGGCCATCTGGGGGGCTGGGACCCCAGAAGGAGCAGGAGTGGCAGGCGGAGAGGATGGGAGGGCAGAGCTCCCCTGCGGAGGGCCAGACAGCTCCGCCTCTGGGCTGACTGCTGAGGAAAGGAACACAAGAAATGACTGCTGAccgagaaagagaaacacaaagcaTGCTGGGTCcatcagagaagagagaaacgGCCCCATGTCCATCAGAAATTAGATCTGCTGCTAAAATCTTCTGACAACTCCAGGCCCAAGGAGCATCACCCCTGAATTCTTCCAATCACTTAGCAGGAAACAATGCAAATTTCATATGAAACTCATCCAGAGGAAACAAGGGCACCTACCCCAGCTTGTGAGGCCAACAGCCTTGATCTCAGCGTTTGGCAAGGACGCGAGAGAGAGGAGGCTGAAGGCTGTGCCACCCACCAAAACCAGTGACAAGGTCCCAGATAAAAGGCAAGCACAGGGGATCGAGCAAGACAGACAAAGCCTGGGTATAGTTTGGAATTTAGCATCTGAAAAGCAATCAATAGTTTTACCACatgaacagaataaaaaagaaaattcatctgGTCAATTTCAATAGTAGctgaaaatgtatttgataaGATTCAACATTTGTttactattttaaacattattggaatcccctgtggtccagtggttagtgctttgtgctctcactgccgaggacctgggttcaatccctggtcggggaactaagatcccacaagcagtgtGGGAAACGTCTGTTAGCACACTAAGAAAACTTCCTTAATCTGATCAAGATTATCCACAAAAACCCTACAGCACCCCGTACTGAATGTGGTCAGAGAAAGCTCTGCTTCTAAAATTGGGCTGGGGACTTCTCTGGACCACTGgttgggtccagtggttaagaggccATGCTTCCATGCaggagttcgattcctggtcaggaaactaagcagccaaaaaaacaaaacaaaataaacaaaaattgggAGGGAGATACAAGGCCCTTTATTATCAGTTGTATAAATCATGCTGTAGAGGTCTTATCCAAACAGCAGGGTAGGAACGAGAAATGAGAGGTACAAGGCCCGGAGGAGATTAGGTAGTACTCTCATTTAGTCACAGAAAGCATCTTGTGTgtgtagaaaatccaaaagaatctgcaGAAAGCTATATGGATTAAAAGTGAGTTAAGCAGAGTTGAGTTTAAGACATTCAGAAATCAATTCTGTTTTTATGTACCAGTgacaaaaaaattagaatattactTGTTGAAAGATTCCATTAAAACAGTATTGGAAATAATGAGATGTTCATGAGTAGGTCTAAGAAGGCATTAGAAGGACCTCCCTGTGGAAAAACAGGAAACCTTCATCAAAACATTATTGACTAGGACCTAATAACTCCTAAATTCCTTGAACGGGAAGGACACAGTCATGGATTTTGGAAGGCTCCATGTTTACAAATGTCATTTCCCCTCAAAGTGTATAGAGTCAAGAAATCGGAATCAAAAGTCCAAGATGAATGTATTTTTGTGTGTAAATTCAACAGGCTTTGTGATTTTATATGGAAGGTAGAGGGACAAAGACACTCACGACAGCTTGGGAAAGTCCGAGGGGGTCGGGTCTGCCAGGCGGCCAGCTCATCACACAGCCGTGTGGTGTCGCTGCATAGAAGGCCCGCAGACACACCCCACACACGGGTCAGGAGGCGTCCCTGCAAAGCGAGGGCACAGCCACCTTTCAATAAACAGCGTCCACATGGCAAACGGTGGACCCAGGCCCCACCTCACAACCACAGAAAAATCTACTCCAGGTGGAAAAGCCGAGGTGGACAAGCATCGTGGAGACAGCTCAAAACACTTGCCTCGCCTTAGGGAGGGGAAGCCCTTCAGTGTCATGGATAAGCACTAGCCACAAAAGGAAACATCGAGAATAGAGctacattaaaattaagagcagaggacaagatggctggatggcatcacccactcgatggccatgagtctgagtgaactccgggagttggtgatggacagggaggcctggtgtgccgctgtccatggggtcgcagagtcgggcacgactgagcgcctggactgaactgatacctgaacCAGGTGAAtggcaaggggcttccctggtgactcagtggtaaagaacccatttgcaaggatgcaggagacgtggatttgatccctgggtgggaagattcccccagaggaaggcgtggcaactcactccagtattctggcctggagaaccccacggacagaggagcctggtaggctacgtccatagggtctcaaagagttggacgcaactgaagtgactgggcatgcACGCATGCAAACAGCAAGGGCCCACTGTGGCCCAGGGAGCTCGACTCAAGGCCTGTAACGACCTATAATGGGAGAGAATCCAGACAAGAACAGTCAGATACGTGTACAACCGAACCACTGCGCTGTGCGCCTGAAACTGACACCACTGTCAATTAGCTATACTGAGCTTCTGCCCGAAAGAACACCGCCTTCACGGGGCAGAGACGGAAACTGGGACTAGGAGCAGATATCTCCAGCTCCTCAGACGGGCAAAGGCTCGTTTGTCCAAGTCCTTACTCTGGGCACGTGTGGACGTGAGCTtattttggaaatagggtctctgcagatgtaatcaagtccGGATGAGCTCATACTGGACTAGGGTGGACCCTGATCCAGTGACTGGCGTCTTTATAAGCAGGGGGAAATCTGGCCACAGACACGCAGGCAGGAGGCcacgtgaagatggaggcagCTATTGGAGGGAGGCGGCCACAAGCCAAGAGACCCCCGGGGCTCCTGGGGGCTGGATGAGacgaggaggggtggggggcgcctCCCGTGGAGCCTGGGAGGGAGCGccgccctgccaacaccttgacgtccgcctccagagctgtgagtgAGTGCAGGCTGTGGTGATTTGTCACCGCAGCCCAAGGAAGCCAGTAAGCCTCAGACGTCTAAAATGCAGAGAGCGTCTCAACGTGGTCAAGAAACACAGGTAACCCAAGAGAAAAACGGACAGAGGAGGATTTCAGAGGGCCCTGAGCGCCGAAGTGGGGCTCTGCCTGGGCTGTTGGCTCTGCGCCGGCCTCCCTCCTGCGTGCACACCCAGCAGGACACCCCAACCACGGGACGGCCCGAAAATAGAGCGCTGTTCCTGCGGTGGAGTGAAGGGAAGGAGCCGTGCAGCCTACAGGAACAGCCCTGAATCACAAAAGAGCACTAAGCCAAGCACAAGGGAGGTTGGAGAATAAGCAAGCCACCGCCTCGCTCAGGACCCGTCGGCGCTCAGGCGCTCGGGGGCGCGGCCAGCTCCTGGGTCAGCAGAGCCCCAGGGGCCGCTCAGGGGACTGCGGGCGTTTCTTGTCTCCACCGGGATGCTGGATGCCTGGGGCTCACTTATGATCATTAGGCTGCACCCTTGTTTCACGTCCTCTTCTGAGTTCGTTAtatttcagaacagaaaaagttaaaaacaaaatcagggGACAGCGGGCCGGCCACAGAAGTGCCCACACTGTGCCCTCGTCTAGGACTGGGCCCCCACCCTCCCGTAAAGGATGGACTGACTGGCTGTGCCCTCCTCACGAGGACCCTGTGGGGGTAAAGGGTACAACCAAGGGCTGCTGTCCACCCTGAACTCTGAATGTGGCTCCCCGTCCCCACTGTGGAGGATTTCAGAGGGCCGTGAGCGCCGAAGTGGGGCTCTGCGCCACAAAGCCTGCCCGGCCTCCGAACGCCCACACTCGTGTCCTGCGAGACCCTTCTCAGGTAACGGCACCACCAGCGCCGTGGCTCCTGGGCACAGGCGTCGGCTCTCACTCCGCCGTCCAGGCCTTGCTGTGGGCTCCCGTGCTGGTGGACCGGCGGGAACGAAGAGGTGGAGCCCCTGCTGgcggcagagacagagagacctgCAGGGTGGTGAGTGGgaggtgctggacagggaggctcaGGCGGCCACTGTCCGGcctgggctgggagaggggtCGCCCTGCTGTGGACTCCCCAGGCGCCCAAAGAGGAGGGTTTTCTTAGGGTCTTGAAACGGGGCCCTTCCCTGAGCGCCTCGCCCGGGCGGTACAGACCAGCAAAGCGCCCCCACTGCCACCCACCCCAGGCGGGGGGTGAGTGCTCTTCCTGATGTGTGTCGAGGTCTGGCCGGGGCTGGCCTGCGGATGACGTGCGGGCACCTGGGCACCTGCCGCAGGGCGGCGGGCCATCTGTCCGTCATTCTCCACCAGGACAGCGCTTACGTGACGTCCACGctccaggaggcagagagggccAAGGAGCACCCAGTGCTAAGGGATGAGAAGCCCTGAGAGGGGCGGGGGGACAACCCGGGTGGCGGGGGAGGGAGGTGCGAGGTGAGGTCAGGGCGCCCAGGGCTTGAGGGGAGCGTGGCGGGGGCGGGAAGGGCAGCATCCAGGGGGGCCGGACTGCGGGCCTGCCCGCAGCAGACGCCCGGCCactcccacacccagcccgcgGTTGAGGAGCGCTGTGCAGAGGTGCACCCCGACGCCTGCAGACCGCCGGTCGCAGGTTGGTGGCCTCGCCCTCTGGGCAGGGGATGGCCGAGGTCTCCCCCTCGCCCACCGGAGGTCCCTCCCCCGGGGAGACCCGCCCCTGGGTTCCCTTTCAGCCCCAACTCCTTTGATCGGCGTGACGTCATGTTACATCATCTGGGGTTTCCACGGCAATAGAGACAGGCAGGCCACGGCACGTCTTCTCGAAGAAAGGAAGCTTTGGGGACCCATGTACCCTCTGCGCCTGCTCCCAGGCAGAATGCTGGGGTAGGGCTGGGCGGCACGGGGGAAGCCCGGGTCCCCATCATTCCTTTCCCAGGCGGAATCACGTGGACCCTCTGGGCTGGCTGGCTGGGCGCGTTCACGCGACAGACAGAGCTCGCGGGAGCGGGAGGGCTCTTCCCTCCGCGCCCAcccgcccctccctccaccttgcGGCGTCACTGTGCTTTCTGCAGCGGATCAGCTGCTCCCCGCTCTCTGCAGTGCGCGTCTCCTCTGTGAGACGCGGGGAGCGGGCACAGGATGAGCAGAGAGGCCGGGATCGCGCTCCGACGGGTGGGAGGGCACAGACCCTGAGCTGCCAGCCCCCAGGCAGCTCGGCTGCAGGCCGCGTCACAGACTCGCTCACACGCGCCACCCCGGGATGCTGCGTCACCCGGAGGCGCGCGCCGGTGCGCACCGCGCGGGCACGAGCGTCCTGTGCGCACGGGGCGCGCGTGTGCCGGCGGGGCGCGGGGGCTGCGCGCTCTGCTGGAACCCCGCGGAGCCCCCCCACCCGCCCGCCGCGGCCCCGGCCCAGGTGCTCTCCCGCCCGCTGGCCTGCAGGCCAGTGGTGAGCCCGGCTGCCCATTCAAGGGCTGGGGTCTGCGGGCGCCAGTCCAGCCCGAggcccgggcggggcggggcagggagcgGAGCCTTCCCAAGTAGCCGACACCTGTGGCCCCCGAACCTGTGGCAGGTGGTTCAGAGAACTGCCCCTCGGCTTCTCGGCCACTGCCCGCCTCCCCGCAGCCCGCCTCACCACCGCAACCCCGTGCCGCTGCTGGCGGCTCTCCTCTGTGCCCTGGTGGGTCCGAAGCCCCTCCTGCGCCCCCCGCCCCAGACCAAGCTGAACCGGCCCTGGAACCGGCGCCCCCTCCGCACTTTCGGACGCCGGCTCCCACTGGCTCTCTCAGACCCGCAGAGGTGGAGCTGGCTGGCGGGGAgggggctgcagtcaccaagcGGTGGGGAGAGCTGATGTCCCAGCGGTCCAAGATGCCCCCCTCTACTGAGGAATCCGGCAGCACGTCGGGTCTGTGCCGGACACCCACGGCCCTTCCGAATGTCCAGGCAGGGACCTGCTTCCCCCCCGGGGGGCTCCCGGATCCCCCCGGGGGGCTCCCGGATCCTCCCGGAGGCCTGACAACATCCTGCCCTGGGGTCAGCCGGGCCCCTAAGTGGAGGACCCCTGCTTGGCCAGCTGCCAGCGGGTCCGCCgcagtgccccccacccccaccccgcacaTACACCTCGCACACTTGCATTTCATACATCTGCGCACACGCACCTCGCAcatccatgcacacacacagtatacCTGCGACCCCTGCACATACATCACACtccccgcacacacacaccacgcatACCTGCGCCACGCATTTGCACACCCCTGCACACACTTGGctccacacccccacacccagaCCCTGCTCCACAAGAAACGGAAAAGGCTCACAGGCGTCTCCAAGGGGCAGCTGCGCAGGATGCGGCGGCAGGACAAGGATGCGAAGGAAGGATGCGGTTCCAGACGCTTCTtcgctggggcggggcgggggaggggccggGCCCCAGACCGAGGCTGCGGTTGCCCAGGAGAcgcaggctgggggagggggcgccgCGGTCTGCAGCCGCCGGAACCGGCCCGCGCGTGCCCGTCAGAGCCTGCAGCGCGTCCCCAACCTGTCAGACACACACCCACATCCAGCCATGCACACACCTCACATGAATGCATATGcgtcacacacacatcacacacacgcCGTTCACACACATTGCACACACATATACCTCACATACTCGCACTCCaggcagggtgggaggtggggtgaggggtgcATACTGAGACCCTGGccagcctcccccagcccaggacGTCAGGCACTCAGGCACCACCTGGTGGCGGGCGCAGACTCGCCCTCTTGCTCCCTTTGGGCAGCTTGGTTCAGACACAGCTAGTGTGGGCCCCGCCTGCCCAGAGGGTCTCCTCCTCAGGTTTCAGTGTCTGAAGCCCCtgggtgccgggagccagcgtgaggaactccgcccatggcaaagggcGTGAGGAAGGGGGTCTGGCATACGCACAGGCGTGATCAAGCCtaaggaaaccccctgttcctgagcatctaccccaaatcCAGagtctgtttcatgctctcacctacacctctgactttacggggggctctcccctataaccatttctcttggagaaggagttaacttgcagcccCAGTTAATAAAagttcctgggcgtgacaagagtgtttcaacttgcaaactcctctgaaggttctctagcctgcctgagcgggtttgtccagccacatgtgattgtttacagcctcccaaccatgagaggcacgagatgctttaaaactttctaaatacagactcttttgagaagttacaaaattattagtatagtatagtgggttgattaggaattatattggtgaagggttttttcatttgtcttgctaattccctgccctgggtgtgacaagggtgtctcaggtcaaacctctctgctgacagactagcttgtgtgacaacctctcaaccataaacagcacagagagtttggagtactttgaaagtggctcagaggttaaagtgtctgccttcgatgcgggagaccagggttcgatccctgggtcgggaagatccccttgagaaggaagtggcaacccactccagtattcttgcctggagaatcccatggacagagaagccttgtaggttacagtccacggggtcgcggtgacttcaccttcacctttctcattgttgagtccatgagtgccgccaggcctccatatccttaggcacctgggaatatattaatcaatgtatttggaatatagaaaaggaaatagagtaGTTTTtgaggttagcaatactagactttttgagttaatgaattttctcttttgttatagatcactgtactttgttataaatcactgtgtccttgctaggTAAAAATGTAactatcactatcttaagactaaatagatcttaaagggaacattggtgaaaggttttcatttgttgggctgatgtttgctgctaaatatccatattccctgcccttataatgaatacaactagcatataggaaaaataagtattaacctttaagattaatcatgttaaaccttaggctaactAAGTTCCTTTCTTGACAGTAACCCGCTGCACCCTCACAGTATTAACcgttaagattaatcatgttaagcCTTAGGCTAAGTACGTTCCTTTCTTGGTTGTAGCCCGctgcaccctcaccctacaggaatgcaactttatctgctaccttcagagggtggcacctggtttaagaaaaacacccttggaaaaaataagttttttggttatcagaaagaaaggatcataaaatgtcagcaggcctcatggccagaagatgatgtaaaacccataagacctt belongs to Capricornis sumatraensis isolate serow.1 chromosome 23, serow.2, whole genome shotgun sequence and includes:
- the CALY gene encoding neuron-specific vesicular protein calcyon; translation: MVKLNCSFSGKTGSGDGGTMDSVPLISPLDVSQLQPSFADQVVIKTQTEYQLSSGDLSTKFSDLEGQKLSGGPEDMRSRMPTGRMIAFTMALMGCLLIMYKAIWYDQFSCPDGFLLRHKICTPLTLEMYYTELDPEHHRSLLAAIGAYPVGRKHGTETPWLSASYHAFKEGPRKSSRAQARAAAAAAVTEPSGKPPGDASLQGEKEAAQKVAGSTPPPAPQ